One Brachybacterium aquaticum genomic region harbors:
- a CDS encoding class I SAM-dependent RNA methyltransferase has product MTDADRAASGPALGGRLLTLTAGGPAAGGTFVARHEGRVVFVRGTAPGETVTARLLEDPEEKADARFWRAEALDVLEAGVDRVPSVWEEAGVDGVGGAEWAHIALPAQRRIATEVMQELLRRAGVSSYPVDEVQVEPAPHDADGLGWRTRVRYAVDADGKVGMRGWRSHEVRSVGADPLSARAVRELRLGEWTAPEGTEAVDAVAPSAGPASVVLIGRDLDPDAVEIPESWGDADVAVRTAKGLVPLRGDGTVHERVGERLFAVSATGFWQSHRRAAELLSEVVASGLRAPRGGSAWDLYGGVGLFTAVAAEQVGRDGSVVSVEGNRRASQLAAQNLEDLPQVSTATADVTDWVRARRGGVDAVVLDPPRAGAGVELMGLLATAVRQRIVYVSCEPATLARDLAAIEKKGWKIVDLRAFDLFPHTHHIESVVVLERASS; this is encoded by the coding sequence ATGACCGACGCCGACCGCGCAGCGAGCGGACCCGCCCTCGGCGGCCGACTCCTCACCCTGACCGCCGGAGGGCCCGCCGCGGGCGGCACCTTCGTGGCCCGCCACGAGGGACGGGTGGTCTTCGTGCGAGGCACAGCGCCGGGCGAGACCGTCACCGCACGTCTGCTCGAGGACCCCGAGGAGAAGGCCGACGCCCGCTTCTGGCGCGCCGAGGCCCTGGACGTCCTCGAGGCCGGCGTGGACCGCGTGCCCTCCGTGTGGGAGGAGGCCGGGGTCGACGGCGTCGGCGGCGCCGAATGGGCGCACATCGCCCTGCCCGCCCAGCGCCGCATCGCCACCGAGGTCATGCAGGAGCTGCTGCGCCGCGCCGGGGTGAGCAGCTACCCCGTCGACGAGGTGCAGGTCGAGCCCGCGCCGCACGACGCCGACGGACTCGGTTGGCGCACCCGCGTGCGCTACGCCGTGGACGCCGACGGGAAGGTCGGTATGCGTGGCTGGCGCTCCCACGAGGTGCGCTCCGTCGGCGCCGACCCGCTGTCCGCGCGCGCCGTGCGCGAGCTGCGCCTGGGGGAGTGGACCGCCCCCGAGGGCACCGAGGCCGTGGACGCCGTGGCCCCGTCGGCCGGTCCCGCCTCCGTGGTCCTCATCGGCCGCGACCTCGACCCCGACGCCGTCGAGATCCCCGAGAGCTGGGGCGACGCCGACGTCGCGGTGCGCACCGCCAAGGGGCTCGTGCCCCTGCGCGGCGACGGCACCGTCCACGAGCGCGTGGGCGAGCGGCTGTTCGCCGTGAGCGCCACGGGCTTCTGGCAGTCCCACCGCCGTGCCGCCGAGCTGCTCAGCGAGGTCGTCGCCTCCGGCCTGCGCGCCCCCCGCGGTGGGAGCGCCTGGGACCTCTACGGCGGAGTTGGCCTGTTCACCGCGGTCGCCGCCGAGCAGGTGGGCCGCGACGGCTCCGTCGTGTCCGTCGAGGGCAACCGCCGCGCCTCCCAGCTGGCCGCCCAGAACCTCGAGGACCTCCCGCAGGTCTCCACCGCCACCGCCGACGTCACCGACTGGGTGCGCGCCCGCCGCGGCGGCGTGGACGCCGTGGTGCTCGACCCGCCCCGCGCGGGGGCCGGCGTGGAGCTCATGGGGCTGCTCGCCACCGCCGTGCGCCAGCGGATCGTGTACGTCTCCTGCGAGCCGGCCACCCTCGCCCGCGACCTCGCCGCGATCGAGAAGAAGGGCTGGAAGATCGTGGACCTGCGCGCCTTCGACCTCTTCCCCCACACCCACCACATCGAGTCCGTGGTGGTGCTGGAGCGCGCGAGCTCCTGA
- a CDS encoding DUF3159 domain-containing protein has protein sequence MSTHRRGDPPRQSPSHGPAEPNGPRGLVDPASPSADEPGAGAQDVDGPDVDGPGAGADGTAPRSGLGAVLQEEEFSVSDAIGGRRGIVESVLPTLLFVVLFVVAHSVAIAAISAVAVVVVLLLARLVQRQSPATVLGGLIGVALGAILALRSGDGEDFYWPGIITNAVALVVLLLSIAARYPLIGLFVSVLDPRVKDWREDPDAFRVYTRATLLFAALYAAKVAVQLPLLLTGQVAALGAAKIAMGLPAFAVIAYLVWLMHRGLLARRDAR, from the coding sequence ATGAGCACCCACCGAAGAGGCGATCCGCCCCGCCAGAGCCCGTCGCACGGGCCCGCGGAGCCGAACGGCCCGCGAGGACTCGTCGACCCCGCGAGCCCGTCGGCCGACGAGCCCGGTGCCGGCGCACAGGATGTCGACGGGCCCGACGTCGACGGGCCCGGTGCCGGCGCGGACGGCACCGCCCCGCGCAGCGGGCTCGGGGCCGTGCTGCAGGAGGAGGAGTTCTCCGTCTCCGACGCGATCGGCGGCCGACGCGGCATCGTCGAGTCCGTGCTGCCCACCCTGCTGTTCGTGGTCCTGTTCGTGGTCGCGCACTCCGTCGCGATCGCCGCGATCTCCGCGGTCGCCGTGGTGGTCGTGCTGCTACTGGCCCGCCTCGTGCAGCGCCAGAGCCCGGCCACCGTGCTCGGCGGCCTGATCGGCGTGGCGCTCGGCGCGATCCTCGCCCTACGCTCCGGTGACGGCGAGGACTTCTACTGGCCCGGGATCATCACCAACGCCGTGGCGCTGGTCGTGCTGCTGCTCTCGATCGCCGCCCGGTACCCGCTGATCGGCCTGTTCGTCAGCGTGCTGGACCCGCGGGTGAAGGACTGGCGCGAGGACCCCGACGCGTTCCGCGTGTACACCCGCGCGACGCTGCTCTTCGCGGCGCTCTACGCCGCGAAGGTCGCGGTGCAGCTTCCGCTGCTGCTGACCGGCCAGGTCGCTGCGCTCGGCGCCGCGAAGATCGCCATGGGCCTGCCCGCCTTCGCCGTGATCGCCTACCTGGTGTGGCTCATGCACCGCGGGCTGCTCGCCCGGCGCGACGCCCGCTGA
- a CDS encoding DUF3710 domain-containing protein, translating into MGLFSRKKNQQVEEIEGLDAEDTDVAEIPEDESTADPADASSDDSSTASTADDAAEGAADAPRGAHLEDGPYDAADAPEEDRIDLGGLLVPTIDGMELRMEVDQRSGAVTGANLVIEGSSLQVQAFAAPKSRGLWEEVRSSLRDSVVKQGGTAETRPGAFGTELITRLPIKRPDGRTGYRPARFIGIDGPRWFLRGILTGKALGDAEQSRRFETLVSRLVVVRGAEAMAPQELIPLHLPGERPGLAQIRSGPLDPLARGPEITEIG; encoded by the coding sequence ATGGGACTGTTCTCCCGCAAGAAGAACCAGCAGGTCGAGGAGATCGAGGGCCTGGACGCCGAGGACACCGACGTCGCCGAGATCCCCGAGGACGAGAGCACCGCCGACCCCGCTGACGCCTCGTCCGACGACTCCTCGACCGCCTCGACTGCCGACGACGCCGCGGAGGGCGCCGCCGATGCACCCCGCGGCGCGCACCTCGAGGACGGCCCGTACGACGCGGCCGACGCTCCCGAGGAGGACCGCATCGACCTCGGCGGTCTGCTCGTGCCGACCATCGACGGCATGGAGCTGCGCATGGAGGTCGACCAGCGCAGCGGCGCCGTCACCGGCGCGAACCTCGTCATCGAGGGCTCCTCCCTGCAGGTCCAGGCCTTCGCCGCCCCCAAGTCCCGCGGACTGTGGGAGGAGGTCCGCTCCTCCCTGCGTGACTCCGTGGTCAAGCAGGGCGGCACCGCCGAGACCCGGCCCGGCGCCTTCGGCACCGAGCTGATCACTCGCCTGCCCATCAAGCGCCCCGACGGCCGCACCGGCTACCGTCCCGCCCGCTTCATCGGCATCGACGGGCCTCGCTGGTTCCTGCGCGGCATCCTCACCGGCAAGGCGCTGGGCGATGCGGAGCAGTCCCGCCGCTTCGAGACCCTCGTCTCCCGCCTCGTCGTGGTGCGCGGCGCCGAGGCGATGGCGCCGCAGGAGCTGATCCCGCTGCACCTGCCGGGGGAGCGGCCCGGACTCGCCCAGATCCGCTCCGGCCCGCTGGACCCGCTGGCGCGGGGCCCCGAGATCACCGAGATCGGATGA
- the dut gene encoding dUTP diphosphatase, translated as MPDASPETPQLRIRRSGDTPLPHRAHADDAGLDLASAEDLVIPAGGRALVDTGLALALPPGTVGLVCPRSGLAAKHGITVLNGPGVVDAGYRGPVKVALHNTDLTEDFALHVGDRIAQLVIVPFLAPAVREVEDLDETDRAASGFGSSGGFGAASAATAPVTTGAATGPDTTEG; from the coding sequence ATGCCTGACGCCTCACCCGAGACCCCGCAGCTGCGGATCCGACGCAGCGGCGACACCCCGCTCCCGCACCGCGCGCATGCCGATGACGCTGGCCTGGACCTCGCCAGTGCCGAGGACCTCGTGATCCCCGCGGGCGGTCGCGCCCTGGTGGACACCGGCCTCGCCCTCGCCCTGCCGCCCGGCACCGTGGGCCTGGTGTGCCCCCGCTCCGGACTCGCCGCGAAGCACGGCATCACCGTGCTGAACGGACCCGGCGTGGTGGATGCCGGCTACCGCGGACCGGTCAAGGTCGCCCTGCACAACACCGACCTCACCGAGGACTTCGCGCTCCACGTCGGCGACCGCATCGCCCAGCTCGTGATCGTGCCGTTCCTCGCCCCCGCCGTGAGGGAGGTCGAGGACCTGGACGAGACCGACCGCGCCGCCTCGGGCTTCGGCTCCAGCGGCGGATTCGGCGCCGCATCCGCCGCGACCGCACCCGTCACGACCGGCGCCGCTACCGGCCCGGACACCACGGAGGGATGA
- a CDS encoding DUF3093 domain-containing protein has protein sequence MSAAADRSTDSAPENASREGAQPSAREASAPAPSAGSEPLFREHLLPGPGMWIVAVAVGFALGLILVPLNLIVAIVVGVVAIAVLLVLVVLYSPVLEVSGGEFRLGRARIQVGLLGEPEVLRDEEWKRAIGQDFEPLAHHCVRDWTRSGLRVEVLDEEDPTTSWVASTRRPEDLALALRTAQQQARTAAR, from the coding sequence ATGTCCGCCGCAGCCGATCGCTCCACCGACTCCGCCCCCGAGAACGCGTCCCGGGAGGGCGCACAGCCCAGTGCCCGCGAGGCCTCGGCCCCTGCCCCCTCCGCCGGGTCGGAGCCCCTGTTCCGGGAGCACCTGCTGCCCGGTCCCGGGATGTGGATCGTCGCGGTCGCCGTCGGCTTCGCACTGGGCCTGATCCTCGTGCCCCTGAACCTGATCGTCGCGATCGTCGTCGGCGTGGTGGCGATCGCGGTGCTGCTGGTGCTGGTCGTGCTGTACTCCCCCGTCCTGGAGGTCTCCGGCGGCGAGTTCCGTCTGGGCCGCGCCCGGATCCAGGTCGGCCTGCTCGGCGAGCCGGAGGTGCTGCGCGACGAGGAGTGGAAGCGCGCGATCGGTCAGGACTTCGAGCCCCTCGCCCATCACTGCGTGCGGGACTGGACCCGCTCGGGCCTGCGCGTCGAGGTGCTGGACGAGGAGGACCCCACCACGTCGTGGGTCGCCTCGACCCGTCGGCCGGAGGACCTCGCCCTCGCGCTGCGCACCGCCCAGCAGCAGGCCCGCACAGCCGCCCGCTGA
- a CDS encoding DUF4193 domain-containing protein, which produces MATDYDAPRKNDDESNDDSIEELKGRRNEAATPTVDEDEAEAADSYELPGADLSGEELSVRVLPRQADEFTCASCFLVKHRSQIDHVEGTLIICKECAAA; this is translated from the coding sequence ATGGCCACTGATTACGACGCCCCGCGAAAGAACGACGACGAATCGAACGACGACTCCATCGAGGAGCTGAAGGGCCGGCGGAACGAGGCGGCGACCCCCACGGTCGACGAGGACGAGGCCGAGGCGGCCGACTCCTACGAGCTGCCCGGCGCCGACCTGTCGGGCGAGGAGCTGTCCGTGCGGGTCCTGCCCCGCCAGGCGGACGAGTTCACCTGCGCCAGCTGCTTCCTCGTGAAGCACCGCAGCCAGATCGATCACGTCGAGGGCACCCTCATCATCTGCAAGGAGTGCGCCGCCGCCTGA
- the sepH gene encoding septation protein SepH has product MRELDLDGIHDDGEHLLLVDSDGDRYTLRIDRALRAAVRTDRPALNMIQVADSAPLRPKEIQAMLRAGRSAEDIAEASEISLEHVRRYEGPVLAEREWTAQRARTFPVGRGGPALDQVVAERLAAREATGESAWDAWRRPDGTWTLELSFSAGGRTRQAHWIADVDNRSVSPLDDEARWISDEDAPPEPTRGRGRLQAVKSSVYDLEADGSLEGDAPRARTWTPRRPVSEDHPSVIEDSELDALNARRGLRPVPREDDSATVWAGLDEETESDFAPVGAEAAEVDAPSDGPEAADGAEPAGAEVAGAEADPALAPDDVADQDADTEESDARDPDEEALFEHVSGADETSADETSEDVEDADAQAEPDVHADDASADTESGSDAPADEVDEKDILIQYQDTVDLTPLPGFDDAPSAPSEGEAKPAKKSSRSRSKRASMPSWDEIVFGSKHD; this is encoded by the coding sequence ATGCGCGAGCTCGATCTCGACGGGATCCATGATGACGGGGAGCACCTGCTCCTGGTCGACTCCGACGGCGATCGGTACACCCTGCGCATCGATCGCGCCCTGCGCGCCGCGGTGCGCACGGACCGTCCGGCCCTGAACATGATCCAGGTCGCCGACTCCGCACCGTTGCGCCCCAAGGAGATCCAGGCGATGCTCCGCGCGGGTCGCAGCGCCGAGGACATCGCCGAGGCCTCCGAGATCTCGCTGGAGCACGTGCGCCGCTACGAGGGTCCCGTGCTCGCCGAGCGCGAGTGGACCGCGCAGCGGGCGCGCACCTTCCCCGTCGGCCGCGGCGGCCCCGCCCTGGACCAGGTGGTCGCCGAGCGGCTCGCCGCCCGCGAGGCGACCGGCGAGTCCGCCTGGGACGCGTGGCGACGCCCCGACGGCACCTGGACGCTGGAGCTGAGCTTCTCCGCCGGCGGCCGCACCCGCCAGGCGCACTGGATCGCCGACGTCGACAACCGCTCCGTCTCCCCGCTGGACGACGAGGCGCGCTGGATCAGCGACGAGGACGCGCCGCCGGAGCCCACCCGCGGTCGCGGCCGGCTGCAGGCCGTGAAGAGCTCGGTGTACGACCTCGAGGCCGACGGGTCGCTCGAGGGCGATGCGCCGCGCGCCCGCACCTGGACCCCGCGCCGTCCCGTCTCCGAGGACCATCCCTCGGTGATCGAGGACAGCGAGCTGGACGCGCTGAACGCCCGCCGCGGGCTGCGCCCCGTGCCCCGCGAGGACGACTCGGCGACCGTGTGGGCGGGCCTGGACGAGGAGACCGAGTCGGACTTCGCACCGGTCGGTGCCGAAGCCGCGGAGGTCGACGCTCCGTCCGACGGCCCCGAGGCGGCCGACGGTGCCGAGCCGGCCGGCGCCGAGGTCGCGGGCGCGGAGGCGGACCCCGCGCTGGCCCCCGACGACGTGGCGGACCAGGACGCCGACACCGAGGAGTCCGACGCGCGCGATCCCGACGAGGAGGCGCTGTTCGAGCACGTCTCCGGGGCCGACGAGACCTCGGCCGACGAGACCTCGGAGGACGTCGAGGACGCCGACGCGCAGGCGGAGCCTGACGTGCACGCCGACGACGCGTCGGCCGACACGGAGTCCGGGAGCGACGCCCCCGCCGACGAGGTCGACGAGAAGGACATCCTGATCCAGTACCAGGACACCGTGGACCTCACGCCGCTGCCCGGCTTCGACGACGCCCCGTCGGCACCGTCCGAGGGCGAGGCGAAGCCTGCGAAGAAGTCCTCCCGCTCGCGCAGCAAGCGCGCCTCGATGCCCAGCTGGGACGAGATCGTCTTCGGCTCGAAGCACGACTGA